One region of Turicibacter bilis genomic DNA includes:
- a CDS encoding ECF transporter S component, with protein sequence MNNSKNLLSNTKSLVLLGVFIALGAILMLIEIPYPPVPFLKFDLSELIVLLTVEVFGLVPAIIVAAAKSIVNIMLGMSATPMHIGSITAFIASTTMACLYVLVKKYLSGTTVVNKSLRFLLVITGFSSILTLCNYLFITPIYFGGLWFTDVIGWVTLESFIPGLPFDLGYGAAIAFVYLPFNAIKGLLVLGIYEMIAPRLLVALQKILKNLKLSPVVSE encoded by the coding sequence ATGAATAACTCTAAAAATTTATTAAGTAACACAAAAAGTCTTGTTTTATTAGGAGTTTTTATTGCGTTAGGGGCTATTTTAATGTTAATTGAAATCCCTTATCCACCCGTTCCATTTTTAAAATTTGATTTAAGTGAGTTAATTGTTTTATTAACAGTTGAGGTATTTGGGTTAGTTCCGGCTATTATTGTCGCGGCTGCTAAATCAATTGTAAATATTATGTTAGGAATGAGTGCAACACCTATGCATATTGGATCCATTACAGCATTCATTGCCTCAACAACAATGGCTTGTTTATACGTACTTGTAAAAAAATATCTTTCTGGAACTACAGTCGTAAACAAATCATTACGTTTTTTATTAGTGATTACTGGATTTTCTTCTATTTTAACACTTTGTAACTACTTATTTATTACACCAATTTACTTCGGTGGATTATGGTTTACAGATGTAATTGGTTGGGTAACGCTAGAATCATTTATTCCAGGATTACCATTTGATTTAGGATATGGAGCGGCGATTGCATTTGTTTATCTCCCATTCAATGCAATTAAAGGATTACTTGTTTTAGGTATATATGAAATGATTGCACCGCGCTTATTAGTCGCACTTCAAAAGATTTTAAAAAACCTGAAATTATCACCAGTGGTGTCAGAATAA
- a CDS encoding GntR family transcriptional regulator, with amino-acid sequence MSQPIYLKVKQLIEDDIKQLVPNAMIQSERDLAIKYEVSRMTARKAIEALIREGKLYRKDKVGTFVADDKLHEPVAELVGFTSEISSKGMRPHTKVVNYEIIEADERIAKHLEIKVNDRVHSLLRLRMADDRPMTLEHTYIPLSVVKELPESVIHSSIYAFLDQELNVKIASGSQMVSAIKADEQVSELLELPLHDPLIYLELTSILMNGQVLEFVETYANPQNYKVMIHSRRKW; translated from the coding sequence ATGTCACAACCAATCTATTTGAAAGTTAAGCAATTAATTGAAGACGATATTAAACAGCTAGTTCCTAATGCAATGATTCAATCAGAACGAGATTTAGCTATTAAATATGAAGTATCTCGAATGACAGCTAGAAAAGCTATTGAAGCACTAATAAGAGAAGGTAAATTATATCGTAAGGATAAGGTTGGAACTTTTGTAGCTGATGATAAGCTACATGAACCGGTTGCAGAGTTAGTTGGATTCACTTCAGAAATTAGTAGTAAAGGGATGCGGCCTCATACAAAGGTTGTGAATTATGAAATTATTGAAGCTGACGAACGGATAGCTAAGCATCTAGAAATTAAAGTGAATGATCGTGTTCATAGTTTATTAAGGCTGCGAATGGCAGATGATAGACCAATGACGCTTGAGCATACTTATATTCCATTATCGGTTGTGAAAGAATTACCAGAGTCAGTGATTCATAGTTCAATTTATGCGTTTCTGGATCAAGAATTGAATGTTAAAATTGCTTCTGGTTCTCAGATGGTTTCGGCTATCAAAGCAGATGAACAGGTATCGGAATTATTAGAACTGCCATTGCATGATCCACTCATTTATTTAGAGTTAACGTCTATTTTAATGAATGGCCAAGTGCTTGAATTTGTTGAGACTTATGCAAATCCTCAAAATTACAAGGTCATGATTCACTCACGTCGAAAATGGTAA
- a CDS encoding sugar ABC transporter substrate-binding protein: MKKIIYVILFILVSIGLYRHVNELTLGSEKVLHVWVSSEEYEVLKDLNPRFESMYDVDVQMKIVTSEQVLSTLPLYITSSESPDIITASHTLISDLVAMNAISPISEVFETFNILPTVKSGFKVKGEYYGIPYNAQTDILFYNKEIFEDGISSFAQLNDYTDVSLAIDYQSIYHINPFITGFGGYTVGIDNFGDTNFYDIGLNKEESIQGLTAMLHLLDKKLLYNDEFDVYQSFINHITDLMIAPASLIPSLETVYPNLGYQAIPNFVEEILPYTYMRIDTYQVTRLSQDKELAIEYLKFLLTDEVAAARYEMNRAIAPVDYENLISQDAYYTVIKKQLHRSVPLPNLVEFSYVYLPFQQAAQQFLMMPDRIQSIMDEAVGCINDELESVIQ, from the coding sequence ATGAAAAAGATTATATATGTTATTTTATTTATCTTAGTATCTATCGGTTTATATCGCCATGTAAATGAATTGACATTAGGTTCAGAAAAAGTGTTACATGTATGGGTGAGCAGTGAAGAATACGAAGTGTTAAAAGATTTGAATCCAAGATTTGAATCAATGTACGATGTAGATGTACAGATGAAAATTGTCACATCTGAACAAGTTCTCTCTACACTTCCTTTGTATATTACTTCATCTGAATCCCCTGATATTATTACAGCTTCCCACACATTGATTTCGGATTTAGTTGCGATGAATGCCATTAGTCCAATTAGTGAAGTGTTTGAAACATTCAATATACTACCCACTGTTAAATCAGGATTTAAGGTAAAAGGTGAGTACTATGGGATTCCATATAATGCTCAAACAGATATTCTATTTTATAATAAAGAAATATTTGAAGATGGTATTAGCTCCTTTGCTCAATTAAATGATTATACCGATGTATCTTTAGCGATTGATTATCAGAGTATTTATCATATTAATCCATTTATTACTGGATTTGGAGGATACACGGTTGGGATTGATAATTTTGGTGATACAAATTTTTATGATATTGGACTAAACAAGGAAGAATCGATACAAGGGCTAACCGCTATGCTTCATTTGCTTGATAAGAAACTCCTTTACAATGATGAGTTTGATGTATATCAGTCATTTATTAATCATATAACTGATTTAATGATCGCTCCAGCATCTTTAATTCCGTCCTTAGAGACGGTTTATCCCAACTTAGGATATCAAGCGATTCCGAACTTTGTGGAGGAAATTTTGCCGTATACTTATATGAGGATTGATACGTATCAAGTGACACGTTTGAGTCAAGATAAAGAGTTAGCTATTGAGTACTTAAAATTCTTGTTAACTGATGAGGTTGCAGCAGCTCGTTATGAAATGAATCGTGCAATTGCCCCTGTAGATTATGAGAATTTGATTTCACAGGATGCTTATTATACGGTGATAAAAAAACAATTACACCGTTCAGTGCCTCTTCCGAATCTAGTTGAATTTAGTTATGTTTATTTACCATTTCAGCAAGCTGCACAACAATTTTTAATGATGCCTGATCGGATTCAATCCATTATGGATGAGGCTGTTGGTTGTATTAATGATGAATTAGAAAGTGTCATTCAATAA
- a CDS encoding glycoside hydrolase family 13 protein — MEKKWWHRSVVYQIYPRSFKDTSGNGVGDLRGIIEKLDYLKELGIDVIWLSPVYKSPMDDNGYDISDYQDIAPEFGTMADMDELIEEANARGIRLVMDLVVNHTSDEHPWFLEAKKSKDNPYRDYYIWRDPAEDGGVPNDLGSTFSGPAWEYDETTGQYYFHLFSKRQPDLNWENPKVREEVHQMMNFWLEKGIGGFRMDVIDLIGKEVDRKITGNGPQLHPFLQEMNHKSFGNYDVLTVGETWGATPEIAKLYSDPKRHELSMVFQFEHASIDWDPQEGKWRPTTFDFIKFKEIMSKWQTSLNGEGWNSLFWNNHDLPRIVSRWGNDKEYRVETAKMFASILHLMQGTPYIYQGEEIGMTNVHFESLDQYNDIETLQFYRDNLKKGYTHEQMMDAIWKNGRDNARTPMQWDGSEHAGFTTGQPWLQVNPNYESINVSNALDNKDSIFYHYKKLIDLRKNSEYSDTIIYGEYKLLLPDDEQIFAYIREDENYKLLLVANFSEEEVTRAIEGEVNQVILSNYDATDYNLSSLKLRPYETVIFELKK, encoded by the coding sequence ATGGAGAAAAAATGGTGGCATCGTTCAGTCGTGTATCAGATTTATCCAAGAAGTTTTAAAGATACGAGTGGAAATGGTGTAGGAGATTTAAGAGGAATTATTGAAAAATTAGATTATTTAAAAGAGCTTGGGATTGATGTGATTTGGCTATCCCCCGTTTATAAATCACCGATGGATGATAATGGGTACGATATTTCTGATTATCAAGATATCGCACCGGAGTTCGGAACGATGGCAGATATGGATGAATTAATTGAAGAAGCAAATGCTCGTGGGATTCGCTTGGTGATGGATTTAGTTGTTAATCATACAAGTGATGAACATCCTTGGTTTTTAGAGGCAAAAAAATCAAAAGATAATCCATATCGTGATTATTATATTTGGCGTGATCCTGCAGAAGATGGTGGAGTACCAAACGATTTAGGCTCAACGTTCTCAGGGCCAGCCTGGGAATATGACGAGACAACTGGTCAGTATTATTTCCATTTATTTAGTAAACGTCAACCAGATTTAAACTGGGAAAATCCAAAAGTACGAGAAGAAGTTCATCAAATGATGAATTTTTGGCTTGAAAAGGGCATTGGTGGCTTCCGTATGGATGTAATCGATTTAATTGGAAAAGAGGTTGATCGTAAGATTACAGGAAATGGTCCACAACTTCATCCATTTTTACAAGAGATGAATCATAAGTCTTTTGGAAATTATGATGTATTAACTGTTGGTGAAACATGGGGAGCAACCCCTGAAATTGCCAAATTATACTCTGATCCAAAACGTCATGAGTTATCGATGGTTTTCCAATTTGAACATGCCTCTATTGACTGGGATCCACAAGAAGGAAAATGGCGTCCAACAACATTTGATTTTATCAAATTTAAAGAAATTATGAGTAAATGGCAAACATCGTTGAATGGTGAAGGTTGGAATTCATTGTTTTGGAATAATCACGATTTACCACGTATTGTTTCTCGTTGGGGAAATGATAAAGAATATCGTGTGGAAACCGCTAAAATGTTTGCCTCAATCTTACATTTAATGCAAGGAACGCCTTATATTTATCAAGGTGAAGAAATTGGGATGACGAATGTTCATTTCGAATCACTTGATCAATATAACGATATTGAGACATTACAATTTTATCGAGATAATTTGAAAAAAGGTTATACACATGAGCAGATGATGGATGCTATTTGGAAAAATGGCCGTGATAATGCGCGTACACCAATGCAATGGGATGGATCAGAACATGCCGGATTTACAACAGGTCAACCTTGGCTACAAGTTAATCCAAACTATGAATCAATTAATGTATCTAATGCATTAGATAATAAAGATTCTATTTTCTATCATTATAAGAAATTAATTGATTTACGAAAAAATAGTGAATATAGTGATACGATTATTTATGGAGAATATAAGTTATTACTACCAGATGATGAGCAAATTTTTGCTTATATTCGTGAAGATGAGAACTATAAATTATTATTAGTGGCAAACTTCAGTGAAGAAGAGGTAACAAGAGCTATTGAAGGAGAAGTGAATCAAGTGATTCTGTCAAATTATGATGCAACAGATTATAATCTTTCATCTCTTAAATTACGACCTTATGAAACAGTAATCTTTGAATTAAAAAAATAA
- a CDS encoding RecX family transcriptional regulator, translating into MNITSSSYKVLKLTHLKAQDYEVAIQTPNQHVVLLPVHEELVLKFRLVEGKELDECQITELNGKLDLGRAYQYALNLLSRKSYTTAQIYEKLEAKEYEIEIIQEVLKRLVDVGLLNDEQYTSSYINHQVIMGKKGPNKVKQELLQKGISDRLINQYMPVYEEEIQIEHATKLANQVVRMNTKYGPHFIKQKICQHLMTKGFNRSVIDKAIENIKLVEDSEEENPILVKEIEKLYRKHHRLMGYEKKTKVVQSLMRKGFSYDDISTVYERICEELEDE; encoded by the coding sequence ATGAATATTACAAGCAGTAGTTATAAAGTGTTAAAATTAACACACTTAAAAGCTCAAGATTATGAAGTAGCGATTCAAACACCGAATCAACATGTTGTTTTATTGCCTGTTCATGAGGAATTAGTTTTAAAGTTCCGTCTGGTTGAAGGTAAAGAATTAGATGAATGTCAAATTACAGAACTAAATGGAAAGCTAGATTTAGGGCGTGCTTATCAATATGCTCTAAATTTATTATCTCGAAAATCTTATACGACAGCACAAATTTATGAGAAACTAGAGGCTAAAGAGTATGAGATTGAAATTATCCAAGAAGTTTTAAAACGTTTAGTTGATGTGGGATTATTGAATGATGAACAATATACCAGTTCTTATATTAATCATCAGGTGATTATGGGAAAGAAAGGTCCTAATAAAGTCAAACAAGAATTGTTACAAAAAGGAATTTCTGATCGTTTGATTAATCAATACATGCCAGTTTATGAAGAAGAAATACAGATTGAGCATGCAACAAAACTTGCTAATCAGGTCGTTCGTATGAATACAAAATACGGGCCTCACTTTATTAAACAAAAGATTTGTCAACATTTAATGACCAAAGGATTTAATCGATCTGTCATTGACAAGGCAATTGAAAATATTAAACTTGTAGAAGATAGTGAGGAAGAGAACCCAATTTTGGTTAAGGAAATTGAAAAACTTTATCGTAAGCATCACCGTCTTATGGGATATGAGAAAAAGACAAAAGTGGTTCAGTCGCTAATGCGAAAGGGATTTAGCTACGATGATATTTCAACTGTTTATGAACGTATTTGTGAAGAGTTAGAAGATGAATAA